Below is a window of Leifsonia sp. NPDC080035 DNA.
GTCGACGTACTGCTCGTGCAGCGCCGGCTCCTCGAGGATGTTGCGCTCCACGACCTCCACGGCCGGAGCGCCGTCGGGGAGCGCCTCGAGCACCCCGCGGACGGCTTCGCGCGCATCGTCGCAGAGATGGCAGCCGGGCTTGCCGATCAGGGTGAGCGTGACGGTGGTTGGCACGTCGTCCAGCCTAACCGAGCGCGTTAAAGCATGAAGCGCCGGACCGTTCGGACCGACGCTCGAGCCGCAGACTCTGGGGTCTACTTCTTGTTGCGACGCTGGTGACGCGTCTTGCGGAGAAGCTTGCGGTGCTTCTTCTTCGCCATACGCTTGCGACGCTTCTTGATAACCGAACCCACGTAGACCTCACAAAAGTTAGGGGGCATGCCGCGGGATGCGCGGCGACACAAGCAGCCAGTCTACCCGACGTCACGCCGTGTCGGCGACGCCGTTCTCAAGCACCTGTGTTACTGCCCACTCCGGAACACGGAAGGAGCGGCCGAAACGGATGGCCGGCAGCTCGCCGGAGTGCACGAGCCGGTAGACCGTCATGCGGGAGACGCGCATCATGTCGGCCACCTCTGCGACCGTCAGGAAGCGCACATCGCGCAACGATCCGGAACCAGCGTCGTGAGCCATCCATGCCCCCTTCTGCCCGCCATCGTACTCGGGTCGGGACGACGGGACGCTAGGGAACTCTAGAGGCCGCGCGGGCGCGTGCGCTAGTCGCGCCGCCACTTCTTCGGCGTCACACGCTCCACACGGCGCCGGGTGTCGGCGAGCACCTTACCGACCGTGCTCGCGAACTCGCGAGTCTCCTCCGCGAGCTGGGCGGTGATCGCGGACGCGTCGATGTCGGATGCGGTGAACGGGATGACCCAGTCCTCCACCGCCTCCAGCGGCGTCGGGTCGAGCCGGTAGTAGCGGTGCTGGCCCTCCTCGCGGACCGCGACCAGGGACGCCTCGCGCAGCACCTTCAGATGCTTCGAAACCGTCGGCTGGCTGAGCTCGAGCCGCGCCACGATCTCCGAGACCGAGATCTCGCCGACCGACTGCGAATCATCCGAGTTGCGGTCGAGCAGCACTTTGAGGATGTCGCGCCGGGTCGGGTCGGCGATCACGTCGAAGATGTCGGCCATTCCACCAGGCTAGTCGTCCGGGTGTCGGAGTACCATGTCCGAAGCTGTCGGTGGGAGGGAACGGACGATGCGCGCGACGCAGGCGGCCCGCAGTGGCACCTCCACGACCGGAGGACGGGTCAGGACGGCGATCAACGGCTTCGCCCAGCGCAGCCCGTCACGGTTCGCCATCCTG
It encodes the following:
- a CDS encoding helix-turn-helix domain-containing protein: MAHDAGSGSLRDVRFLTVAEVADMMRVSRMTVYRLVHSGELPAIRFGRSFRVPEWAVTQVLENGVADTA
- a CDS encoding metalloregulator ArsR/SmtB family transcription factor, which gives rise to MADIFDVIADPTRRDILKVLLDRNSDDSQSVGEISVSEIVARLELSQPTVSKHLKVLREASLVAVREEGQHRYYRLDPTPLEAVEDWVIPFTASDIDASAITAQLAEETREFASTVGKVLADTRRRVERVTPKKWRRD
- a CDS encoding AURKAIP1/COX24 domain-containing protein — translated: MGSVIKKRRKRMAKKKHRKLLRKTRHQRRNKK
- a CDS encoding glutaredoxin family protein, which encodes MPTTVTLTLIGKPGCHLCDDAREAVRGVLEALPDGAPAVEVVERNILEEPALHEQYVDDIPVILVDGRMHTYWRVDPARLRTAILEDR